Genomic segment of Luteolibacter sp. Y139:
CACGGATGGCTATAATGAGGCGGGGGCACCGGACTATTTTCCGAAGCCTTCGGATGTGCCATTCTTGGGGCAGTTTGGAGACAATAGCGTGATCTCGGCGGTGGCGGTGCATCGCGACTTTGCACGTGGTACGCAGATCGGACGGTGGAGCGATCAGAACTATGCGGCCTACGAGCGGGTGGACATGCGCGAGCGCAAGGACACTGGATCGTGGAATGGAGCGACGATGCTTTTTATGATGGCACGGGGCTATCAGGGGAATGGGCAGGGGCGGCTGTTTTCGACCGGCTTTCCAGTGGGGGCCACGCTGGAGAATAATTCGCCGTATGGCGGACGGTTTCGTGTGACGGTGAATGGCTCGACGCAGCTCGTGGATGGCAGTGGCAATGCGCCGCTTGTTTCGTCCGGTGAGTGGTTCGCTTTCTCGTGGCACAACCCGCGGATGCCGCGGGTGTGGCAGGCGGCGCGTCCTGATGAGGAGATTCGGGCGATCACGATTTTGCAGAATGGCGTGCGGGTGCCGGAGATGGATCACTGGCGGACCGATGGGAAGGATGGCGATGCCGCTTTCAATCCGTATGGGGTTGCTGCTGCCGATCGTGCGGACAAGTCGTATCGGGTGAAGATTCCGCGGGTGACGGATGGTGCGAACCTTTCCTTCGTGGCCCGGGCGGATGGTTCGGCGCAGAACATGCGGATCAAGCTCGATGGTGGCATCGATGTGAATTCACAACTGGCGCTGGGACCGCAGACGGGTGATCTGCGCGATTTTCCGCCGGGTGCCACGGCAGATCAGGTGAATGCGGCGGATGCCAACGACCGGAAGTTGGAGAACTCCACGGATACTTACCTGGGCTATGAGCAGATGAAATTTGTGCGCCGGGGTGCGGAGAAGTTTGCGGCGAAGAACACGACGCGGAACATCATCGGATCGCCGGGTGCGGAGACCTATCAGGCGGTGATCGGCACGGCGGGTTTCACGATCAACAATGGCAATGGGGTGAACAGTAACCGGGGTACGGCGACATGGGCTTATCATGATCCGGCTGCGGGCAACCAGCTGACGCCGGTAGTGCAGCAGTTCAGCCCTGCGCCGGAGAGCGCTGCGGGACAGTCGGTCGGAATTTTTGTGAAGGTCGGCTATGCGAACTCCATCGACAAGGTGCGGGTCTATTACACGACCGATGGAGTGACTTACCCGGAAGGCAGCGGCGGGGTGGGCAAGGGGACGACGCAGGTGGTGGATGCGACATTTTTTGCGAATGGCAATAACGATGGGACCGGGCTGACCGATTGGTGGCGTGCTGCGTTGCCGGCACTGCCGAATGGCACGGTGCTGCGCTACAAGGTGGGAGTGACGAAGGTGAGTGCGGGCTCGGTGTTTCCCTTCAATGGCGATGACATCGATCTGGCGGAGCGGATGGAGACGGTGTTTGAGATCACGGGTTTCAATGGAACGAGCGTGCCGTACCACATTCATAACGACAATGGGACGATGGCGACCGGCTTGGACGAAGGTTTCCATGTCCTGCGCTCGCGGGCCTTCGTCAATCGCAACGATGGGGCCTCGATCTTCCGGACGGAGACGCAGGTCTTTTATTATGATACCAAGCGTAGTGAGGGAGAGATCGTTTATCCGAAGGCGGGGGATGGGCTCGGTGGATCGAGCTATGGTGCGGTGGTGGCGACCGATCCGAACGTGACCGAGGTTTGGTATTACATCGATGACCTCGATCCGGGCAATGATGATCCGGCGAAGGGCAATGGGCTCAATGCGTGGAAGAAGGCGACTGCGGTGGCAACGCCGACCAATCTGGGCGGCACGGCTTTCAAGAAGGAGTGGCGTTTCACGTATGAGGGGATTCCTTCGAGCGGACTCGCGCGGATCGTGGTGCGCTTGAAGGAGGCGTCGTCGAGCGATGCGATGAACCTCACGGATGTGGCCGGAAACTACACGACGCTGGAGCGGCAGGTGAACACCGGGAGCCCGATCAATTTCAACATCGGCTATCCCTCCTTTTCCGGGGAGACGGTGGATCAGAACTACGTGATGAAGGTTTTCTTCCGGAAGGAGTTGATCCCCTCAGGCATGAGCGATGCGGACTTCCTGAATGAGTTCTCGATCTTCATCAGCAGCACGACCAGCGGCGATCCGGATGGTGCGGTGCTTCAGCCTCGCTCCGGCTACCGGCTGGTGAAGAATGTCACGGCCACGGAGCACATGGTGGAGTTCACCTTCCCGAATCTCTACAATGGCATCCCCAACTTCCTGCACACGGTGCGGGCCGAGCATCACCGGGGTGGTCTGACGCTGGGCGACAGCGAACTGGTGAAGATGCGGGTGAGCGGCACGGGTGATGCCGATGGCGATGGCCTGCCGGACTGGTGGGAGCTACAGCAAGGCTGGGATCCTAACAATGCCTCGGGCCGCAATGGTGCTGATGGCGATGATGATGGCGATGGGGTGGGCAATCTCGATGAGTATTTGTTCGGGATGAACTCCCGCCTGTCCGATCCAGGGGCGAAGCCGAAGGTTACGATGGAACGGTCGTCCGATCCGGAGCGTCGCTGGCGCTTGCAGTTCCCGACGATTCCCGGACGTGCCTATCGCTGGCAGCGCTCGGGGAATCTCAGCGATTGGAGCAACCTGGGAGCGGTCGTTGACACGGGAGCGCAGACCGTGCCGGGGACGATTGAGCTGTTAGACGATGGCACTGGCTCGAAGAGCTTCTATCGGGTGCAGGTTTCGGATGAGCCGTGAGAAGGAGCGAAGAGCCGATTGGGTTTTGACAGGCTGGGCGATCTGTCATGACAGCTGCGTCCCGAGTTGCAACATTGGGTGATAGCAGGAAGGGTGGAGTCTGCGTTTTCTTCGGCAGAACTTCTTACCCATCCATCCCCACCCATGCGCTTTTCACTGCTGCCGCTGCTTTGTATTCCCGCCCTGTCTTCTGCTGCGCCCGATGTGATCGTGGCGGATTTCGAGGGGAATGATTTCGGGGCCTGGAAGGTGAGCGGTGAGGCCTTTGGCAAGGGGCCGGTGGCTGGATCGCTGCCGGATCAGATGCCGGTGAGCGGGTTTGTGGGGCAGCGTTTGCTGAACGGATACCATGGAGGGGACGATTCGAAGGGGAAGGCGGAGTCGCCGGCGTTCACGGTGGAGAGGAAGTATCTGAACTTCCTGATTGGAGGAGGTCGCTTTCCGGAGGAGACCTGCATGGATCTCTTGTCGGATGGCAAGGTGGTGCGAACGGCGACGGGTCGCTATGATCGGCCGGGTGGCACGGAGCAGCTGGAGTGGAAGAGCTGGGATGTGGCGGAGTTGGCGGGGAAAACGGTCTCGCTGCGGATCACCGACAATCGGACGGGGACATGGGGGCACATCAATGTGGATCAGATCGTGCAGAGCGACGCGCCGAAGACGCTGGAGCTGAAGAAGGAGTTTGTGATCGGTGATCGGTATTTGATTTGGCCGGTGACGCGGGATACCACGCAGAAGCGCCGGTTCTTTTTCACGCTGGATGGCGACAAGGAGCCGCTGCTCTATGCGGACATCTGCCTCTCTAACAATCCGGACTTCTGGGTTTTCACGGATCTGGCTGACCACCAGGGGCGGAAGCTGACGGTGACGGGCACGATTCCGGGTGGGCTGGGGGATGCGTGGGAGAAGGTGAAGATCAGTGCCAGCTATCCGGGCGAAGAGTCGATCTATCAGGAGGCACTGCGCCCGCAGTACCACTTCAGCAGCCGTCGTGGGTGGCTGAATGATCCGAACGGCCTGGTGTGGAAGGACGGGAGCTGGCACCTTTTCTATCAGCACAATCCGTATAACCACAATTGGGACAACATGACGTGGGGGCATGCGGTGAGCAGCGATCTCTTTCACTGGAAGGAGATGGCGCCGGGGTTGCAGCCGGATGCGGAGGGCTACATGTATTCGGGCTCGGCGGTCGTTGCGCCGAAGGGGAGCACGGGCTTGCCGGTGAAGGGGGATGCGCTGGCGCTGATCTACACGGCGAACGGCAATCACAGCTACGAGCCGGGCCGCACGGTGGTGCAGTCGGTGGCTTACAGCGAGGACAACGGGAAGACCTTCACGAAGTTCAAGGGTAACCCGGTGGTGCCGCATGTGGTGGCGGAGAACCGCGATCCGAAGGTTTTCTGGCATGCGCCTTCCAAGCACTGGGTGATGCCGCTGTTCTACGATGGCAGCGACTACGGGATCTACACGTCGCCGGACATGGTGAAGTGGGAGAAGACGTGCGACTACAAGATCCCGACGGATGGCGAGTGCCCGGATCTCTATGAGCTGCCGGTGGATGGCGATGCGAAGAACACGCGCTGGGTGGCGTGGGGAGCGCAGGGGAAGTATATGCTCGGGAGCTTCGACGGGAAGGTCTTCAAGGCGGAGAGCGGGCCGCATCATCACTACTTCGGCGCGGCTTATGCGGGGCAGACCTATGGCAACGCTCCCGGTGGTCGCCGTGTTCACATCGGGTGGATGCGTGATGGCGGGGCGGGTTTGCAAGGGATGCCCTTTAACCTGCAGATGTCGCTGCCGATGGACTTCACGCTGCGCCGTCAGGGCGATGGGATTCGCCTGTGGGCGGAGCCGGTGAAGGAAGCGGAAGCGCTACGGGCGAGCACCAAGGAGTGGAAGGACTTTACCTATGAGTCCGGCCAGACTGACCCGCTGGCGGACTTCAAGGGTGGGCAGTTCGAGGTGGAGGCGGTGATGGATGCCAACACGTCGGCCGCTGAGGTTGGGTTCCGGATCTTCGACGATCATGCGGCGATCTGGAAGCCGGGTGATCGGACCTTCAGCGGTGCGGAGGGGCAGCAGGCTCCGGTGGACGGGAAGCTGAAGGTGCGGATCTTCGTGGATACGGTGACGATGGAGGCCTTTGTGAATGGGACCTACGTGAGCAAGTATATCCGGCAGACCCCGGGGACGAAGCCGTTGCGGTTGGTGGCGAATGGTGGGGCGGTGAAGTTCGACTCGCTGAAGGTCCACACGTTGAAGTCGGCGTGGAAGGAGTGAGAGCAAGGTGCATCTGGTGCCAGACGGCAACTCGATGACGGCATAAGGGTGAGAGGGTGAGCATGGATTCTTGCCCTCTGTTGGCAGCTGGCTAGGCTTGCCAGCCGTGGCTTCAAGGGGAAACAGCGCTGCGATCCTTCCCGTGTGGATATGTTCCGGGATGCTCCTGTTTACTGCTCTGGTGCCCGGAGAGGTTAGCTGCGCAGAAGATCCGGCGACCAAGGTCACGGAGGAGGGCAGGGCTTATTCCTCGAAATCGCTCGGTCAGTTGGAAGTGGCGACGAAGGTGAAAATCTTCAACCTCTATAGTATCAGCAGGCAGTTCTCGCTGAGACTGGAACCATCCTCATGTGCCATCCTCTTCGCTTCGAAGCCGCTTAGGCTGGCTGCTTATGCCTTCATCGGAAGAGGGCTCCTCACTGGGAAGGTTTCGCCGGTTCCCGAGTCTGGAACGTTAGAGGGAACGATCGAATTCGGTGACGGTTATTCGTTCGACTCGGGTCTGATGGCTGGAGGGGTTTACGTGATGGGAGGTGCTTATGTGAGCATGGGCTGCGGAGGGGTGAACTTCTCTGTCTATCAGCGTGCCGGGGTGCAGGTGAAAGTCCTCGGTGTTATCGAGGTAAGCTCGATGCTCTTTTTGGGATTCTCCCACCTTGGTGGATGAGTTTAGCCGCATTCAATTCGCTGGCTCAGCCGAGTTGTGAAAGGAGTTTGGAGAGGGCTTCGTTAGGGCGCATGTGGCTGTATTCCGATTCCCATCCATGCGATTTGCTGCAGGTTTCGTTTGTGTTTTCGGCATTCTTCCAGCGGGTCTTCGGGCGGATGAGAAGGGTGCTGCTAAGACTGGGCCGATCCGGGTGGGGGTGCTGAGTGCGTCGGACAAGCCGGCGGGGAATACGAGCCAGGGGCTTTACATCGCCATCCTCAGGGAGGCGGGAATGGAGGCTGGGCCGGTATCGGCGGAGAGGGTGAAGGCGGGGGCGTTGGACAAGCTGGATGTGTTCATTATTGGGGGTGGGAGTGGGACGGCGTTCAACAAGTCGCTCGGGCCGGATGGTGGGGCGAAGGTGGAGGCTTTCGTGAAGGCTGGAGGAGGGGCGATGGGGAGTTGTGCGGGTGGCTATTCTTTCGTGCGCGGGCACAATGAGGCGCTGCGTTACATCGAGATCGCGAATGCGGTGTGCATCGATACGGAGAATGGTCGGTGGGCGCGGGGGAGTGGTGCGGTTTCGATTGCGCCGGAGGCTGAGGGCTTGCCTGCGCTGAAGATGCACTATGCGAACGGGCCGCTGTGGAAGATCACTGATGTGCCGGGATTCGGTAGGACGGAGGCGTTGGCGCGGTTTGTGACGGATGTGAAGAAGGAGGGCGATGCGGGAGGGGTGATGCCGGGGACGCCGGCGATCTTGGGTGGGACTTTTGGGGATGGGCGGTATGTGCTCTTTAGCGCGCACCCGGAATTCAAGTGGAAGTACGGGAACAAGTCGATGGTGGTCGATGCCGCGAGGTGGGTGGTGAGGGGGAAGTTGGCGGCGGAGGAGAAGATTAGCTATGAGGCGGTGTTTCCTTCGATGGTGGGGAAGAAGGAGTAGGACCCATAGGGCTGACGGGACGAATGGCGGATGGCGGCACCATGATGGATGCGGCTGTTGAGAACCGTTCCGGATAGGTCGGATCTTTGGCCCTCGTCATGATGGGGCGGTCGTCCCTAGGCCTGCGGCCTGGGCTGGTATGGGGGGCGCCTTTGGCGCTGGAGAACGATCCCCCTTAGCGTTGAAGAACGATGACCGCTTTACGCTGAAGAACGATCGACTGCCTTAAGTTGGTGGCATCCGGGACGAATGGGTAAGGCCGGACGAGGCTGCGAGGTCAGGTGCCTAACAGGTGCTTTTTCATTTGGGCGAGGATCTCGCCGCAGGCGTTGGGGTCGCCGCCTTGAACTTCGGCGGTGGCCCAGCCGGTGTAGTTGATTTCGGCGAGGGCCTTGCGAACGTCGGGCCAATCGATGTCGCCTTCGCCGATCTTGCCGAAGCCGCCTTTGACGCTCCAGTCCTTGCAATCGAGCTTCACGATGCGCTTGCCGAGGGTGCGGATCCATTCGGCGGGCTTGGCGAAGCGCTGGTGATTGCCGATGTCGAAGTAGGAGCCGACCCATGGGGAGGCGATCTGGTCGAGGTAGGCGACGAGTTTCTCCGCGGACTGGGAGTTGCCGCCGTCCTCGGTGTAGAACATGCGGTTCCAGACGTTTTCGATGAGGATGTGGATGCCGAGTTCGGCGGCGAGAGGGAGGGCCTTGTGGATTTGTTCGATGGAGCGCGAGCAGGCGTCGTCGTGATTGGTTTTCGCGTCGACGACGCCGGGGACGAGGAGGACGGCGGAGCCGCCGCAGGCGTGGCTCTCGCGGATAGCGGTGAGGAGGCCCTTGAGGCCTTCTTCGCGGACGGAGGCATCGGGATCGGAAAGGCGGATCTTCCAGTGGATCGAGTCCACGACGCCGTGGATGGGAAGGCCGGTGGCCTTTGAGGCGGCGAGGGCTTCGTCCTTGTTCTGGACGCCGGGGGAGTCGAGTTCCACACCGTCGTAGCCGAGTTCCTTGAGGATGCGGAATTTCTCTTCGAGGTTGGCGCCGAATTGGGCCATGCCGCATTTGAGGGCGAGCTTGATGGGGAGTGGGGAGCCGGTCGTCTGCGCGCGGAGGGAAAGGGGAGCTGAGGCGGCAGCGAGGGTGGCGAGGAAGTGGCGGCGGAGCATGAACCGGATATCTAAGAATCCGGCGCTAAATTGCACGAAAGTAATTCATTCGTGCGAAAATCGTCTCAGCTGTGGGCGCGAAAAAGGCGGACCCGAGGTATCGAGTCCGCCTTGGAAGATGATCGGAAGGGATATTAGAGCAGCTCTTGGACGAGCTTCTCCAGCTTCACGATGTCGGCCGAGAAGGCGCGAATGCCTTGGGCGGTCTTTTCGGTGGCCATGGCGTCTTCGTTGAGGGCGAAGCGGAAGGCCTTTTCGTCGAAGGTGACCTTGGTGAGTTCGGCGGAGGCGGAGGCTTCCGGGGAGAGGCGGCGCTCAAGCGGAGCGGTGGAGGCGGCGAGCTCGGCGAGGAGGCCGGGGCTGATGGTGAGCAGGTCGCAACCGGCGAGGCTGGTGATTTCGCCGGTATTGCGGAAGGAGGCACCCATGACTTCGGTCTTGTAGCCGAACTTCTTGTAGTAGGTGTAGATCTGCTTCACCGAGATGACGCCGGGGTCGGTATCGCCTTCGTAGGTCTGGCCGGTGGAGGCCTTGTACCAATCGAGGATGCGGCCGACGAAGGGCGAGATGAGTTGCACGCCAGCTTCGGCGCAGGCGACGGCCTGGGCGAAGGAGAAGAGGAGGGTGAGATTGCAGTGGATGCCTTCCTTTTCGAGGATCTCGGCGGCCTTGATGCCTTCCCAAGTGGAGGCGATCTTGATGAGGATGCGCTCCTTGGCGATGCCTTCCTTGGCGTAGGCGTCGATGAGGTGGCGGGCCTTGGCGAGGGTGCCTTCGGTATCGAAGGAGAGGCGGGCGTCGACTTCGGTCGAGACGCGGCCGGGGACGATCTTGAGGATTTCGAGGCCGAAGAGGATGAGGATGCGATCGAGGATGGACTCGATGAGGGCGTCGCCGGTGAGGGAGGAGCCTTTGTGCTCGGCCACGGCTTTCTCGACGAGAGGCTTGTATTCCGGCTTGGCGGCGGCCTGGAGGATCAGCGAGGGATTGGTGGTCGCGTCCTGAGGCTTGTAGGCCTTCATCGACTCGAAATCGCCGGTGTCGGCGACGACGGTGGTGAACTGCTTGAGTTGATCGAGTTGCGTGGCGCTCATGGCGGGGGCGGGGTAGGTCGGAACGGTGCGGGAGGCGAGATCAAAAAGTGTCCGCGTGGGAGAAACATACCGACGTGGCGGGTTCGTCAAACGCCGCTCATGGGCGGATCGAACGGGGTTCATGGACGGGACAGGAGCGACGGGGGCGCGGGTTTTTTACAAAAGCGGGTCTAACTTTTGAAATCCTGCGGTTCGTGTCGTGAATTTACCCGGAAATCCCGGGTTGCCGCACCCGAAGCTTTCATTCCGTGCCAAACGGGGCACCCTCTCCGCACATGAAGCTTTTCGGCACCGATGGCATTCGCGGCAAGGCGAACGAGTTCCCGATCACCCCTGAAGTGGCCCTCCGTGCAGGCAAGGCGGTGGCGCAGGTGCTGCGTTCGTCCGGGCATAATCGGAACCGGGTGGTGATCGGCAAGGACACGCGGATTTCCGGCTACATGCTGGAGACGGCGCTGACGGCCGGGCTGGTCTCGATGGGGATGGATGTGCTGCTGCCGGGGCCGCTGCCGACGCCGGCGATCGCTCATTTGACGAAGTCGATGGGTGCGGCGGCGGGGATCATGCTGACGGCTTCGCACAATCCGTATGAGGACAATGGGCTGAAGATTTTCGGGCCGGATGGTTACAAGCTCTCGGACGCGCTGGAGGAGATCATTGAGCGGCACATCCTTGGCGATGAGCCGGAGCCGCGGCCGATGTCGCCGGAGAAGATTGGGAAGGCGTATCGTATCGATGATGCGCGCGGGCGGTATATCGAGTTCGCGAAGCATACGGCGGACAATATCTCGCTGCATGGACTGAAAATCGTGGTCGATTGCGGGCATGGTGCGGCGTATTTCATCGCGCCGCTGATTTTCAAGGAACTCGGGGCGGAGGTGATCAAGCACGGGTGCGAGCCGGATGGGATCAACATCAATGATAAGTGCGGGGCGCTTTATCCGGAGACGGCTGGCGGGTTGGTGCGGCAGCATGGGGCTGATCTTGGCATTTCCTTTGATGGGGATGCGGACCGCGTGATCTTCACCGATGCGACTGGGACGCCGGTTTCAGGGGACCGCATTCTCGCGCTTGCGGCGCTTTCGTTGCATGAGCAGGGGAAGCTTCGCGGGAGTCGCATGGCTTGCACGGTGATGAGCAATCTGGGGCTGCACGAGGCGATGCGTCGTGCGGGGATCGAGGTGCTGACGACGCCGGTGGGTGACCGCAATGTGATCGAGGCGCTGCGGGAGAAGGGTGGATCGTTTGGTGGGGAGAATTCGGGGCATTTGATCTTTGCGGATCATGCGACCACGGGTGATGGGATACTGAGCGCGCTGCAGGTGTTGCGCGTGATGAAGGAGAAGAAGGCGACGCTTGCGGAGCTGGCTGCGTGCATGCGCGAGTTCCCGCAGGAGTTGGTGAATCTGAAGGTGGCGGCGAAGCCGCCGCTGGGTGAGCTGGCTGGCTTGCAGAAGCTGATGAGGGAGGCGGATGCTGCTTTCGGTGATGCGGGGCGTCAGTTGATCCGCTACTCGGGGACCGAGAACAAGATTCGCATTTTGGTGGAGCATCGGGATGCCGAGACCGTGCAGGAGTGGATCGAGAAGTTCACGAAGGCGGTGAAGGAGGACATTGGGGTGGCGGCGTGACAAGGAACCACGGAAGGCACGGAATACACGGAAGATTCCAATTGGCTTATGCGCACCAAGTGAACCTCCTAGAGCTCCATAGGGCTGATCCCATCGCGTTCGGGTTTCGACTGGTCGTTTCGTCCGAGATCCACGCCAGCCCTGATTCCGCGGGTATGGCTTTTGGAATTAAGGCGTTGGGCGAGGCTTGGCGTGAAGTGAGCAGAACGGTTGCCGAGAGCATCCTTTTGGAATTGCTTCGAAAGGACATGGCCTTCTCGTCACCCAGGCTTGAAGAGTCGGTGGTTAGGACGGGTGTGGACGAGTTCCTCGCGTCCTTTTCATCTGAGAGCCGCTTCTTTACCAATGGCAATTGGGAAATGGGGTGGATTCGCTCCAAACACAGTAGCACGTCGTTTGGTCCAGAATGGTCTCCAGCGACTGACGCAACCTTTGACGGAGGCGTCATCGCGATCGATTCATGGCGGTCGGGAATCCTATGGCTTGAAGATGAAGACTAGATCCACTTCTCGCCAAGGAACTATGCGCTGATCGTGTTTCCCAGTTCCTCCTTACTTCCGTGTATTCCGATTGCTCCGTGATTTAAGTATCAAGTCGTCATGCCTCTCTTCACCACCCGCGACATCGAGGACTTTCCGATCGGGAACATTCTGCTCCGAGATCATCATGCTGCTTTCGCGGTGGAGGGTTTGCGGACGCATCCGCATGCTTGGTTGGCGGCGGAGGATGTGGCTTTGATTTCTCCGGCGACGCCGACATTGGTGGATGAGCGCCGGACGCCGCTGGCGTGGTTCGGGGATGTGCCGAATGCGGAGAAGGCGATTGTTGCGAATGCGTCTTTCCTGATCATTCATCCGTGGGATTTGCTGCGGGCGAACGAGCTGTTGGTCGGGGCACTCAAGGAGCCGAAGATCGAAGGTGATGTTCATCCGAATGCGGTGATTGAAGGTGTGATTCACCTTGGGGCTGGATCGAAGATTTTGCCCGGGGTTTTCATCGAGGGGAATGTGGTGATCGGAGCGAACTGCAAGATCGGTCCGAATTGCTACATCCGCGGGTCCACTTCGATCGGCGACAAGTGCCATGTGGGCAATGCGGTCGAGATCAAGAACTCGATCCTGCTTTCCAACACGAACGTTGGGCACCTGAGCTACGTTGGGGATTCTGTGCTTGGTGAGAAGGTGAACTTCGGTGCGGGTACGATCACTTCGAACCTACGGCACGATGGGAAGAATCATCGGACCGAGGTGGATGGGGTGCTTGTGGATACGGGCCGGCGGAAGTTTGGATGTATCGTCGGCGATGGGGTTCACACGGGGATCAACACTTCCATTTATCCCGGTCGCAAATTGTGGGCGGGCACTAGCACCCGTCCGGGCGAGATCGTGCAGCGGGATATTCAAAGC
This window contains:
- a CDS encoding alpha-amylase family glycosyl hydrolase; translated protein: MSNSRALIFSLLALVAPAVRAEVILQYFGTSWNEIERRVPELVERGYDSLWLPPPFKGGAGTYSVGFDTLDRFDLGDRDQSGTVRTKYGTKDDLLRLMRTAHRFGMRVYFDNVTAHNAGALDKTVNPGQLFPGAPGFVPEDFHLVRESNGTWRKAADWPDWNDEWQVLNRNPFAWDIAQESPQNVSFNPTGTAEAHTYAKWSGIRHAGMTERYLDTDLTVATNGTGEAVHPFANKEPFQDVGYNDGGIVGANNGRFDFKDLNGNGQHDVGEPSEPFTDTGVDPTVPERRTLAWGYGDGIYNMGNPVAEDVNGMLNRAVRWFVEETKPDGFRLDAVKHVPSYFFGKQDGADKDRSNWGYGGQIQEQFNISRGYTDWNNHRDTLFGGENEVRDDAMLFGEHLGSPPAEGGYLSAGMRIANDNVLNAVKSSIGNNLTGFDAPNYGGYGSSGQTVNYVMSHDNAYLYGGDRPAAHAYILTREGLPIIYTDGYNEAGAPDYFPKPSDVPFLGQFGDNSVISAVAVHRDFARGTQIGRWSDQNYAAYERVDMRERKDTGSWNGATMLFMMARGYQGNGQGRLFSTGFPVGATLENNSPYGGRFRVTVNGSTQLVDGSGNAPLVSSGEWFAFSWHNPRMPRVWQAARPDEEIRAITILQNGVRVPEMDHWRTDGKDGDAAFNPYGVAAADRADKSYRVKIPRVTDGANLSFVARADGSAQNMRIKLDGGIDVNSQLALGPQTGDLRDFPPGATADQVNAADANDRKLENSTDTYLGYEQMKFVRRGAEKFAAKNTTRNIIGSPGAETYQAVIGTAGFTINNGNGVNSNRGTATWAYHDPAAGNQLTPVVQQFSPAPESAAGQSVGIFVKVGYANSIDKVRVYYTTDGVTYPEGSGGVGKGTTQVVDATFFANGNNDGTGLTDWWRAALPALPNGTVLRYKVGVTKVSAGSVFPFNGDDIDLAERMETVFEITGFNGTSVPYHIHNDNGTMATGLDEGFHVLRSRAFVNRNDGASIFRTETQVFYYDTKRSEGEIVYPKAGDGLGGSSYGAVVATDPNVTEVWYYIDDLDPGNDDPAKGNGLNAWKKATAVATPTNLGGTAFKKEWRFTYEGIPSSGLARIVVRLKEASSSDAMNLTDVAGNYTTLERQVNTGSPINFNIGYPSFSGETVDQNYVMKVFFRKELIPSGMSDADFLNEFSIFISSTTSGDPDGAVLQPRSGYRLVKNVTATEHMVEFTFPNLYNGIPNFLHTVRAEHHRGGLTLGDSELVKMRVSGTGDADGDGLPDWWELQQGWDPNNASGRNGADGDDDGDGVGNLDEYLFGMNSRLSDPGAKPKVTMERSSDPERRWRLQFPTIPGRAYRWQRSGNLSDWSNLGAVVDTGAQTVPGTIELLDDGTGSKSFYRVQVSDEP
- a CDS encoding glycoside hydrolase family 32 protein encodes the protein MRFSLLPLLCIPALSSAAPDVIVADFEGNDFGAWKVSGEAFGKGPVAGSLPDQMPVSGFVGQRLLNGYHGGDDSKGKAESPAFTVERKYLNFLIGGGRFPEETCMDLLSDGKVVRTATGRYDRPGGTEQLEWKSWDVAELAGKTVSLRITDNRTGTWGHINVDQIVQSDAPKTLELKKEFVIGDRYLIWPVTRDTTQKRRFFFTLDGDKEPLLYADICLSNNPDFWVFTDLADHQGRKLTVTGTIPGGLGDAWEKVKISASYPGEESIYQEALRPQYHFSSRRGWLNDPNGLVWKDGSWHLFYQHNPYNHNWDNMTWGHAVSSDLFHWKEMAPGLQPDAEGYMYSGSAVVAPKGSTGLPVKGDALALIYTANGNHSYEPGRTVVQSVAYSEDNGKTFTKFKGNPVVPHVVAENRDPKVFWHAPSKHWVMPLFYDGSDYGIYTSPDMVKWEKTCDYKIPTDGECPDLYELPVDGDAKNTRWVAWGAQGKYMLGSFDGKVFKAESGPHHHYFGAAYAGQTYGNAPGGRRVHIGWMRDGGAGLQGMPFNLQMSLPMDFTLRRQGDGIRLWAEPVKEAEALRASTKEWKDFTYESGQTDPLADFKGGQFEVEAVMDANTSAAEVGFRIFDDHAAIWKPGDRTFSGAEGQQAPVDGKLKVRIFVDTVTMEAFVNGTYVSKYIRQTPGTKPLRLVANGGAVKFDSLKVHTLKSAWKE
- the tal gene encoding transaldolase, which translates into the protein MSATQLDQLKQFTTVVADTGDFESMKAYKPQDATTNPSLILQAAAKPEYKPLVEKAVAEHKGSSLTGDALIESILDRILILFGLEILKIVPGRVSTEVDARLSFDTEGTLAKARHLIDAYAKEGIAKERILIKIASTWEGIKAAEILEKEGIHCNLTLLFSFAQAVACAEAGVQLISPFVGRILDWYKASTGQTYEGDTDPGVISVKQIYTYYKKFGYKTEVMGASFRNTGEITSLAGCDLLTISPGLLAELAASTAPLERRLSPEASASAELTKVTFDEKAFRFALNEDAMATEKTAQGIRAFSADIVKLEKLVQELL
- a CDS encoding sugar phosphate isomerase/epimerase family protein encodes the protein MLRRHFLATLAAASAPLSLRAQTTGSPLPIKLALKCGMAQFGANLEEKFRILKELGYDGVELDSPGVQNKDEALAASKATGLPIHGVVDSIHWKIRLSDPDASVREEGLKGLLTAIRESHACGGSAVLLVPGVVDAKTNHDDACSRSIEQIHKALPLAAELGIHILIENVWNRMFYTEDGGNSQSAEKLVAYLDQIASPWVGSYFDIGNHQRFAKPAEWIRTLGKRIVKLDCKDWSVKGGFGKIGEGDIDWPDVRKALAEINYTGWATAEVQGGDPNACGEILAQMKKHLLGT
- a CDS encoding DapH/DapD/GlmU-related protein — encoded protein: MPLFTTRDIEDFPIGNILLRDHHAAFAVEGLRTHPHAWLAAEDVALISPATPTLVDERRTPLAWFGDVPNAEKAIVANASFLIIHPWDLLRANELLVGALKEPKIEGDVHPNAVIEGVIHLGAGSKILPGVFIEGNVVIGANCKIGPNCYIRGSTSIGDKCHVGNAVEIKNSILLSNTNVGHLSYVGDSVLGEKVNFGAGTITSNLRHDGKNHRTEVDGVLVDTGRRKFGCIVGDGVHTGINTSIYPGRKLWAGTSTRPGEIVQRDIQSNFQ
- the glmM gene encoding phosphoglucosamine mutase; this encodes MKLFGTDGIRGKANEFPITPEVALRAGKAVAQVLRSSGHNRNRVVIGKDTRISGYMLETALTAGLVSMGMDVLLPGPLPTPAIAHLTKSMGAAAGIMLTASHNPYEDNGLKIFGPDGYKLSDALEEIIERHILGDEPEPRPMSPEKIGKAYRIDDARGRYIEFAKHTADNISLHGLKIVVDCGHGAAYFIAPLIFKELGAEVIKHGCEPDGININDKCGALYPETAGGLVRQHGADLGISFDGDADRVIFTDATGTPVSGDRILALAALSLHEQGKLRGSRMACTVMSNLGLHEAMRRAGIEVLTTPVGDRNVIEALREKGGSFGGENSGHLIFADHATTGDGILSALQVLRVMKEKKATLAELAACMREFPQELVNLKVAAKPPLGELAGLQKLMREADAAFGDAGRQLIRYSGTENKIRILVEHRDAETVQEWIEKFTKAVKEDIGVAA